DNA from Tripterygium wilfordii isolate XIE 37 chromosome 4, ASM1340144v1, whole genome shotgun sequence:
gcattatctttatttaaataaatgataaattaatttattagatacgtgaattaaagttctttaggaggaggacttgataaaattcagctcttgcctagctttaactgcgttatcttttaaaatcaaaaacatcacaaacaaattttttaagaaaaagcatacatatcaatcaaggtaaccttttagggagttgtggggtgcctaacaccttccccacactcaatagacccccttacccattttctggttcgtagaccacatgtttagtgtccaattgcacctatatcaattggtggcgactctaaacaattttctaaatcatttttcatccttttagatccgcgtcgtgaccctggttgcgacAGTTCTCAACAACAAAGGACAGGTGACCcattttgattggattttgatACAATTAATTGTTACTGTTCACAAACTATCGCATACTTCAGCTCTCAGGTTTGTCTAAAATTACCATTGTACACCAATACTTTTCAAGTATACAAAAGGTCCCATTGTGGGGGTACAGTGCTGAACTTTTCCAAAAAATGGGGTATCAAGTGTGATTTAGCACACTCACTGTGGGTGCTCTTATGTTTTAGTTGATAGTTAGGTTTGCACTCTATCCACTCCAAAAACACAACTCTCATGCATTGAAAATATTCGAATTTTCAAATCGATATTAGATACAATTTTATGGGTTTTTGAGTTCTCTTTCCAATGCCAAAAAAAATGTCTCAATTGAAACTTAAATGAGTGAGTTATCACTGTTTAATTACATTGACATCAGAAAACATATTAAACTGTTGGATAAGGGTTGAGAGTAGTATGGTGAATAAAAAAGTTATTTTAAATAACTTGTTCTTAATGAAAAAATTTTATTCTGGATCTTatgagttaaaaaaaattaaaatgtatctattggaatgaaaatttgatttgaaaaaCCTATTACTAAttaatccatttttttttatcctagcTCACTCTTGGTTGGTcaaaatacaaacaacttcCAAAGAgacctaatttttctttttcggttATTCTTGTTCGGCTTCGTAGGGTTATTACTGGCTTGGCCAGCTGGCAGTGGACCGCATGCAAAGTAAAAATTGGTGATTTGCTGTTCCACCTTCTCGCCATGTATTCAATGCTTGCTCTCCGTCTTATGCACGCTTCATTTCATTTCCTTATTACTTATCTTAGAATTGACATTTCTCTGACGCGCCCACCAAGTGTTTGACGAAATTCCTACGCGGCTGTATATCaaatttatttagttttttctatgcaatttttCATCAGTTCATCAGTATCGTGTAATCCTTCCAACGGCTTGTTCTTATAACtgctttgtttttgttgatttgtttgttATATAGCTATGGCGTTGAGATTGGCTGCCAGGAAGTTGAGGAGTGATGTCTCACCTATGCGTTCATGGGCTTCTCTACTTCATTCACATGCTACAAGCTTTGGTACGTCTCCAAAATCCTCCTATTTTTTGAGCTTTCATGTCTTAATTTTACTGATTATCTGATTAGGGTCAGTTGTTGTATCGTTTTCAACTGATGGTAAGCCTTTTCCATTTGCATAAAAGTGGTGCCTGCTATAAGAGTTGAAATTAGACTAACTATTGACTTACATAAGTTGTTTGTCTTGAGTATTTAACCAAGCAAAATACATATGTGCATCAAATATTACCTAGTAGTCTATTGTTTCATGATATTTGCAGGTTTATAAATGCAATTACATTTTCAGGGTATAGGGAAGTacgagaagaagagaaaagtaTGATGGTCAGTGATGTCTTCAGCAATGTCGCCTCAAACTATGATCTCATGAATGATTTGATGAGTGGAGGACTACATAGATTATGGAAGGACAGGTTATATTCTTTGGTTCCACTTTTAGATGACTATTCATATTCAGCAGATCTCTCTTTGGCTTATCATTCCTAACTGGAAACTTTTCAGGCTGGTTTCCAAGATGAATCCATTCCCAGGAATGAAACATCTTGACATGGCTGGCGGGACAGGTATGTAACCTTGCACAGTTATGTGTTATATTATTTTAGAAGCTAAATTTGGTGCAACATAAGTGTGGGAATAGCAAGATGTAAGAACATCGAAAGCAGTGTAAAGAAACAATCCAGTACTTCATTTGGTGCTGCTTTTAAAAACTCccttttttcttgaatttatcACTGTGTTAAACAGTCTACATGGTAAAATTATTCCAATGTAAAAATAtagtttttgagtaattttttATGGTCTGGTTCATTGCTTAGAACTTAGAAGTATAATAAAAGGTTCCAGAAACTGTgtgaaaagagagaaattttttGGGTGAGAATCAACAATAATTGCAAGATGGAAATGACTTATGCCAAAATCGTCTGCAAGCTATTTTGCACCACCCCATCTGCCATATAATGCAAAGCCAATTATATGCCTCTCCAACTGCAGTTCACTTCCGCGCGTGAAAAAGCTTATCTTTACATTTCACAATTTCCCACCTCTCGTTTTACAATAAAACAAACAGAATTCCCGTGAACAAATAGAATTTTGAAGGGGTGTTCTGTATTTGTAGGTGACTGCTGATGCTCACTTTAATTTTAAAACTATAATTCTCTTCACTGCAAAACTATAGTCCTGGAATTGCTGCTGAGGATGTTATCTTATGTGTTTTCATATTTGTATCAGTACATAATTGGCAAAATATAACATCTGTAATTTTGTGTCCTAACTAATTGGGAAGCATGTGATTCATGACACTTATTTGGAACATAGTgttagaaatttcaaagcaataTTGGCGTAGTGTAGACGATCAGAGTATGGAGTAATGCTATGTGAAACTTAGTTTAGCCACCCTTGATTGCTTTGGTATGTGAAACTGGATTTAGATCGGAgtttaaaatatttatgttgCAGGGGATGTTGCTTTCAGGATCTTAGAAACCATAAACAGTATCAGACGTAGAGCAAGGCAGAGTACTTTTGATTTACAGGATGAAACTCGAATATACGTATGCGATATCAACCCAAACATGCTAAATGTTGGGAAAAACCGGGCTGTAGAGAGAGGTAAGACAAATGGAATAATCCTGACAGTGGATGTATCGTAGACTTTCCAGATGGAGGATTTATATGGCATGCGTGCTGGTTATTCTCTTAccgatatatacacacacacacacacacatattttcATGTCTCTTCTTTATTCACATTAATGTAATTATGCTACTTCTAGGTCTTGTGGAGGAGAGGTCCCTTACATGGGTTGAGGAGGATGCTGAAGCCTTGAGTTTCGAAGATTTGTCAATGGATGGCTATACTATTGCTTTTGGAATAAGGAATATGACACACATAGAAAAAGTTCTTGCTGAAGCTTATAGGTAGAATTTTAATTACCTGGCCTGATGTAGGGATTCTTATTAGAAGATGATTTCCTTTGAATTACGTTTTGTAGATATCCTTATTAGAAGAGGAATTCCtgtaaattatgtttttttaagaGTGAAGGAATCCTTTGTGGAGAAGGTCTCCCTTTTAGTTaggtcctttttttttaagtcaTTATGTTGTTCCAGGTCAGTTAGGTTTAGAAATCCTAATGTTTTCTTAAACTAATGGTTTTAAACCTCTATTCAAAGACTTGCTTGCCTCAGAAATAAGGGGAGAGTTTATATGCAAAATTGTTATAGGAGAGGTTCATTTAAGAAAATATTCCTTACACATGCTCGGTGAGAGGCTAAGAAGAGAAGGCGAGTTTATCTAACCCTACCTTAGAGATTTAGGAGAATTTTTATTCAACTTAGaagttttaagtttttgttttgtttgccaAAAGTTCTGTCTCAGTTTGAAGAAATTTAGGAATTGAGAATTTCTGAGCtcggattttttattttgggattAATTTGGGGGTTACTGGTTAGGGTTCTGGTTCACTCAATCCTAAATAAAATTTACATTAGTAGTTTAAAAACTATATCAGTTCGTATCAGACCAGTTTTGAGCAGCCTACTACCTGTTTATGCCAATAAGTAGTGGTATAAATTACAGTTGTAACATCAACAAGATGACTAAACCTACTTCTGAGGGGGAGAGACAATCCTCCTAGCTTACACTGGAGTTCATGGCAGCATCTATTAATTACCTGGTAGCAAGACTGAATAATAATTCTTTGCGTGTAAATTATTATGGAGTAAAGTTTTTGGAAAGACTAAGGAAGAAGCCACTTTTATGAAAAAGGTGAATTTAGTTACAGTTGAAACTAATTTCATGAAAGTTGAGGAAGAAAAGATGTCTGTAAATAAGTTCCTACAGCATCATGTGCTCGACCTGATTCACTTGTTGTTCAATATGATAAATGAGAGAGTTCAAGTGAAAAAGAAGCTGAATTTCAACTGGCACAGGATAAGGAGCCTGAGATCATGTGTGAAACAGTAGAAGAACCATCATTACGGCCAGATATTGATGTTGAATCAACTCTAAATTTGCTTGATGAGGaaaatttcttcaagaaaaCAAGGCTGGAGAGGAAGCGTATTCTGTTGGGGTGGAATTTTTGGTGAAAGAAATTACTGGACAGCCTCTCACCATATCAATACACTTCAGAAAGAGTTCCATATCAGTCTGACAGAGATGAAAGAAGATGTTTTGATGACTGAATTGGTCAAACCAGAATTGTTGGCTACAACAGAATCTGATTTTAGATTAAGCTTACAAGAAAGTGTTGTTGAGTTATAGATGCTTAAGATGCACGGGCCTGGCTTCAAGCTGCAATCTGTCAATCAAGGGAACCTATAGAATTTATTGACTGTCATTCCAGTTGAGTTTATTGGCTCGAGGGAAATTATGGATAACAAACTACAATTTTTGCTACTAACACAAGAAGAAGCTTCACGATGTTCAACGTTATGAAGTTTCTGCTTGTGGGTTTTTGTTACTTCGACACTTCCTAATTCGAGGTCGAGTTCATTCCTACGGTTGAATTTGTGATGATGAGTTACTGGAATGAGCTACCCCACATCAACAACCGTTTCTCCGTTGACTCGTCGGAGTCGAGTTcttgagggggaaaaaaaattgatccagGAATCCTTATTAAAGGAGGATTTCCTTTAAATTGCGCATTTCTAAGTTGAGGAATCCTTTGTGGAGACGGTTTCCCTTTTAGTTAGGTCTGTTTTTTTTAAGTCATTATGTTGTTCTAGGTCAGTCAGGTTGAATTCTAATGTTTCCTAAACCTTCTTGCGTGGCCACATGTACAACACAACATTCTCAGTTCTACTACTTTCATTTTTTGTATATGTTCTCTCTTTAACAGCCCAATATTATGTACATCTTTGTAGGCTGTATCGCAAACTTATAGAATTTACCCTATTCAGGCATACTTTTACCCTATTGGATACATCATACATATTCCCCAATGTTTGCATCATTATACTCAGATATCTCGGCTGATCGTGGTTCAACCTGAAGCATCCactttatgttatttttttaccctttttttccaTATTATACTGATCCACGTTATGAAGTGAGAAGAATTGCGTGGCACTCTCTGTCTTTTATCTTACATTTTCAGTCAGACTTTTGTGAAGCAGTTAGGCTTAGTGCAGCTTATTAGTATCTTTAACTTTTGGATATTTTCTCTCATGAATGTTCATTCTTTACCTTCGTTTGTTTAACTGTTCATGCTAAGCTTTCTATTTCACAGGTTTACATTTAACCATCTCAAAATATATCGGGTACATCTTAGTCGTCATCATGCATATTTCAATTGAGTTATTTTAAATGAATTCTGGTTCTTTTCTTTCTGAAGCCCATCTATTTGatgttcccttttcttttttcctatcATATACTGCACTAGGGACTGTCATTACACCGACCTACTTATTGGTCCATGTCATAAAGTGAGAAGCATTGCATGACACTCTCAGGCCAACTTATGAGTTGTGGATAAACTCAGAACATTAATTACCAAAACCTAAAACCGTCCTTAGCTTTCTCCTTGGTATCTAATACTTTATGATGTTTTCTCTTGTACATTTCCATACTTATTATGATAGCTTCAATGGTTTTATTGGATAGGGTGCTAAAAAGAGGAGGAAGATTCCTTTGCCTGGAACTGAGCCATGTCGAAGTTCCTGTATTTAAGGATTTGTGAGTATCTTGCATTCTCATCTGCTGGTATATGATGGTgcacactaatttttttttttaagaatcaatattaatattattataaagctgaaattttgttatttcatGGTCAGCTAAATTTTGATTCCCTGATATATATCAGCTAGTCAAAACCTATTAGGAGATTATATGATAACTAACCTGGCTTCCATTTCCAAAAAATTATCGTCATTCAGCAACGAATAAGCCATTCCTACTACTGAAA
Protein-coding regions in this window:
- the LOC119996198 gene encoding 2-methoxy-6-polyprenyl-1,4-benzoquinol methylase, mitochondrial-like isoform X4, which translates into the protein MALRLAARKLRSDVSPMRSWASLLHSHATSFGYREVREEEKSMMVSDVFSNVASNYDLMNDLMSGGLHRLWKDRLVSKMNPFPGMKHLDMAGGTGDVAFRILETINSIRRRARQSTFDLQDETRIYVCDINPNMLNVGKNRAVERGLVEERSLTWVEEDAEALSFEDLSMDGYTIAFGIRNMTHIEKVLAEAYRVLKRGGRFLCLELSHVEVPVFKDLYDHYSFSIIPAVGELIAGDRESYQYLVESIHRFPSQIIQSRSAIT
- the LOC119996198 gene encoding 2-methoxy-6-polyprenyl-1,4-benzoquinol methylase, mitochondrial-like isoform X1, which translates into the protein MALRLAARKLRSDVSPMRSWASLLHSHATSFGYREVREEEKSMMVSDVFSNVASNYDLMNDLMSGGLHRLWKDRLVSKMNPFPGMKHLDMAGGTGDVAFRILETINSIRRRARQSTFDLQDETRIYVCDINPNMLNVGKNRAVERGLVEERSLTWVEEDAEALSFEDLSMDGYTIAFGIRNMTHIEKVLAEAYRVLKRGGRFLCLELSHVEVPVFKDLYDHYSFSIIPAVGELIAGDRESYQYLVESIHRFPSQDSKFVKRKSTRTDSDFCIQVCTHFATFFIIDECRRNLLQ
- the LOC119996198 gene encoding 2-methoxy-6-polyprenyl-1,4-benzoquinol methylase, mitochondrial-like isoform X2 — translated: MALRLAARKLRSDVSPMRSWASLLHSHATSFGYREVREEEKSMMVSDVFSNVASNYDLMNDLMSGGLHRLWKDRLVSKMNPFPGMKHLDMAGGTGDVAFRILETINSIRRRARQSTFDLQDETRIYVCDINPNMLNVGKNRAVERGLVEERSLTWVEEDAEALSFEDLSMDGYTIAFGIRNMTHIEKVLAEAYRVLKRGGRFLCLELSHVEVPVFKDLYDHYSFSIIPAVGELIAGDRESYQYLVESIHRFPSQEKFASMIAEAGFQKVEYENLVGGVVAIHSGLKI
- the LOC119996198 gene encoding 2-methoxy-6-polyprenyl-1,4-benzoquinol methylase, mitochondrial-like isoform X5, whose product is MALRLAARKLRSDVSPMRSWASLLHSHATSFGYREVREEEKSMMVSDVFSNVASNYDLMNDLMSGGLHRLWKDRLVSKMNPFPGMKHLDMAGGTGLVEERSLTWVEEDAEALSFEDLSMDGYTIAFGIRNMTHIEKVLAEAYRVLKRGGRFLCLELSHVEVPVFKDLYDHYSFSIIPAVGELIAGDRESYQYLVESIHRFPSQDSKFVKRKSTRTDSDFCIQVCTHFATFFIIDECRRNLLQ
- the LOC119996198 gene encoding 2-methoxy-6-polyprenyl-1,4-benzoquinol methylase, mitochondrial-like isoform X3; translation: MGFSTSFTCYKLWFINAITFSGYREVREEEKSMMVSDVFSNVASNYDLMNDLMSGGLHRLWKDRLVSKMNPFPGMKHLDMAGGTGDVAFRILETINSIRRRARQSTFDLQDETRIYVCDINPNMLNVGKNRAVERGLVEERSLTWVEEDAEALSFEDLSMDGYTIAFGIRNMTHIEKVLAEAYRVLKRGGRFLCLELSHVEVPVFKDLYDHYSFSIIPAVGELIAGDRESYQYLVESIHRFPSQDSKFVKRKSTRTDSDFCIQVCTHFATFFIIDECRRNLLQ